One window from the genome of Luteolibacter rhizosphaerae encodes:
- a CDS encoding tetratricopeptide repeat-containing sulfotransferase family protein has product MSCPVADFNPQGTPDEEVAVLTQAFHARRRGDYAGALELFMRAVDFDPGSPYPWIEMARVDALALDFEGMSSHQARALILAEGDADALYDIACVWMDGLMPEECLKVAAEGERVYPRDDRFLGRHLAALERLNRVEEALELVSGRRIPRGSAKVVARLLRRSGKPDEALSVLSGLEDAEAHMERAACLDRAGKYRLAMEALDKAKAILAADPETDYERKLYSHHATRLMAVRERIGSSASNGNPDTRLAFVLGHPRSGTTLLETMLAKAGAAIASEYPLLENCIRMTARLSGGEADADGLGLLEDADRLPGVRESYLARIHVLAQAGPADLVVDKNPGLTDGVHWIARCFPEARIVTLLRDPRDVIVSCMFQSFGHSRLGVACLTWESAARAYADTMMHWAGMRGLLGTGTWMELRYEDLVRQPEDEFRKVSGFLRIAAEGAPSSLAEMIRTPSYGQVLAPVHAASIGRWKNYRRRIDPLRKTLEPVMQALGYRW; this is encoded by the coding sequence ATGTCGTGTCCTGTGGCCGATTTTAACCCTCAAGGCACTCCGGATGAGGAGGTCGCGGTTCTCACGCAGGCCTTCCATGCCCGGCGGCGGGGGGACTACGCCGGAGCCCTCGAACTCTTCATGCGGGCTGTCGATTTCGACCCCGGAAGTCCTTACCCTTGGATCGAAATGGCGCGGGTGGATGCGCTGGCTCTGGACTTCGAGGGCATGTCAAGCCACCAAGCCCGGGCTCTGATTCTTGCCGAGGGGGATGCTGATGCCTTATACGATATCGCCTGCGTGTGGATGGACGGTTTGATGCCGGAAGAATGCTTGAAGGTGGCGGCAGAGGGAGAGCGGGTCTATCCAAGGGACGATCGTTTTCTGGGAAGACATCTGGCTGCGCTGGAGCGACTGAACCGGGTGGAGGAAGCGCTCGAATTGGTTTCAGGGCGAAGGATCCCGCGTGGCTCTGCCAAGGTGGTGGCTAGGCTTCTCCGCCGCAGCGGCAAGCCGGACGAGGCGCTTTCGGTCTTGTCCGGATTGGAGGATGCAGAGGCCCATATGGAGCGCGCCGCCTGCCTCGACCGGGCAGGAAAATATCGACTGGCAATGGAAGCCTTGGACAAAGCGAAGGCGATCCTGGCGGCGGATCCCGAGACCGACTACGAACGGAAACTCTATTCGCATCACGCGACCCGCTTGATGGCCGTGCGGGAGCGGATCGGAAGTTCAGCTAGCAACGGGAATCCCGATACGCGCTTGGCCTTCGTGCTCGGCCATCCCCGCAGCGGGACAACCCTGTTAGAGACCATGCTCGCGAAGGCAGGGGCCGCGATTGCCTCGGAGTATCCGCTGCTGGAGAACTGCATCCGGATGACCGCGCGATTGTCCGGTGGAGAGGCCGATGCCGATGGGCTGGGTCTGTTGGAAGATGCCGACCGGCTTCCCGGAGTAAGGGAATCCTATCTCGCTCGAATCCATGTCTTGGCACAGGCGGGTCCCGCGGACTTGGTCGTGGACAAGAACCCGGGACTCACCGATGGCGTCCATTGGATCGCCCGCTGCTTCCCCGAGGCCCGCATCGTGACGCTGCTACGGGATCCCCGGGACGTGATCGTGAGTTGCATGTTCCAGAGTTTCGGACACAGCCGTCTCGGGGTCGCCTGCCTCACCTGGGAAAGCGCGGCGCGAGCCTATGCCGATACCATGATGCACTGGGCAGGCATGAGGGGACTGTTAGGGACGGGGACGTGGATGGAGCTGCGCTACGAAGATCTGGTTCGACAGCCGGAGGATGAGTTCAGGAAGGTGTCCGGCTTCTTGCGAATCGCTGCGGAAGGGGCTCCCTCATCCTTGGCGGAGATGATTCGCACTCCGAGCTACGGCCAGGTGCTGGCACCGGTTCATGCCGCTTCCATCGGCCGCTGGAAGAACTACCGCAGGCGGATCGATCCACTGCGCAAAACCCTGGAGCCGGTCATGCAAGCACTCGGCTACCGGTGGTGA
- a CDS encoding tryptophan 7-halogenase — MIRSVLVLGGGSAGLLAALTLKRKLPSLDVEVVYSSRIGVIGVGEGTVPYIPSHLHHYLGLDEHEVFNAIQPVFKLGIRFTWGKRPYFDYTFTGRQHAWRWRDHSRNNGFLAYEDPSAMDLGSAMMESGKALPLRADGLPDMPAPGGNLAWHIENKLFVAWLETKCRSLGVRFTDAELAGADTGGEGISALKLSDGSERKADLYIDSSGFASELVGKALGEPFIDFSSSLFCDRAVAGGWDRSDEAVLPYTVSDSMDSGWLWQIDHPERIHRGYVFSSAHASDDEAIEAYRKVAPKALAPRIVRFRSGHYRRSWIGNVIGIGNAGGFVEPLEATALMVICLQSRWLTDALIDSQQGPTPSLMDHFNTTNAALWTDIRDFLAVHYRFNDRFDTPFWRRCREEIPLHTAEGVVRFYRENGPSGIAAGQLGRNNPFGLDGYFAILIGQKVPHDRPFQSGPEEARLWEQKRARHRQLAKQGMTMPEVATALADPAAWQKIRAVHHR; from the coding sequence ATGATCCGATCCGTGTTGGTTTTGGGCGGCGGTAGTGCCGGGCTACTCGCCGCACTCACCCTCAAACGCAAGCTCCCGTCGCTTGATGTGGAGGTGGTGTATAGCAGCCGTATCGGCGTGATCGGTGTCGGAGAGGGCACGGTCCCTTACATCCCCTCTCATCTTCATCACTACCTCGGCCTGGACGAACACGAGGTCTTCAATGCGATTCAGCCGGTCTTCAAGCTGGGGATCCGCTTCACGTGGGGAAAGCGCCCTTACTTCGACTACACCTTCACCGGCCGGCAGCATGCATGGCGCTGGCGCGACCATTCACGAAACAACGGCTTCCTAGCCTACGAGGATCCGTCCGCGATGGATCTGGGCTCCGCGATGATGGAATCCGGCAAGGCACTGCCGCTGCGGGCGGACGGACTTCCCGACATGCCTGCGCCCGGCGGGAACCTGGCCTGGCACATCGAGAACAAGCTCTTCGTGGCTTGGCTGGAAACGAAGTGCCGGAGCCTGGGCGTGCGCTTTACGGATGCGGAGCTTGCCGGAGCCGACACAGGCGGGGAAGGCATTTCAGCGCTCAAGCTTTCCGACGGTTCGGAGCGGAAGGCAGATCTTTATATCGATAGCTCCGGCTTTGCTTCGGAGCTGGTGGGGAAGGCGCTCGGAGAGCCTTTCATCGATTTCTCTTCATCGCTCTTCTGCGACCGGGCGGTGGCCGGTGGTTGGGACCGGAGCGACGAAGCAGTGCTGCCCTACACCGTGTCCGATAGCATGGATAGCGGCTGGCTGTGGCAGATCGATCATCCCGAGCGGATTCATCGCGGCTATGTCTTCTCAAGCGCCCATGCGAGCGATGATGAAGCGATCGAGGCCTATCGGAAGGTCGCGCCAAAGGCGTTAGCGCCACGGATCGTGCGCTTCCGCTCGGGTCACTACCGGCGCTCGTGGATCGGAAACGTCATCGGGATCGGGAATGCCGGCGGCTTTGTCGAACCGCTGGAGGCGACTGCGCTGATGGTGATCTGCCTGCAATCCCGCTGGCTGACCGACGCGCTGATCGATTCGCAACAAGGGCCGACGCCGAGCCTGATGGATCACTTCAATACCACCAATGCCGCGCTGTGGACGGATATCCGGGACTTCCTGGCCGTCCACTATCGCTTCAACGATCGATTTGATACGCCCTTCTGGCGGCGCTGCCGGGAGGAGATCCCGCTGCATACGGCGGAGGGCGTGGTGCGCTTCTACCGCGAGAACGGTCCTTCGGGGATCGCCGCGGGACAACTCGGGCGGAACAATCCCTTCGGGCTCGACGGCTACTTCGCCATCCTCATCGGGCAGAAGGTTCCTCACGATCGCCCCTTCCAATCGGGTCCGGAAGAGGCCCGGCTCTGGGAACAGAAGCGCGCACGACACCGCCAACTCGCTAAGCAAGGCATGACCATGCCCGAAGTGGCCACGGCGCTAGCCGATCCCGCGGCGTGGCAGAAGATCCGCGCGGTTCACCACCGGTAG
- a CDS encoding autotransporter-associated beta strand repeat-containing protein produces MAMSCAVLAAGLAAEADAATFGINFRYFYNGGQGGTLDTEAEEDHEGVPASAWHNASGLDVFGANPVAFTGESVTAEGISGVTMDFSAANAWFTDVEGIVGDAYLDDGGPGYQVTLHGLAGILQPGETYRIKAIQSSDGATGFGPVKIYAGAGTGGTLLSTLTNPATGTGGALYGVTINSSRLSGDVITIKGDPRAGNVRGTLSGLIIETLPILDHFDKEGVVTYELADLANGGSSIFRPQTDLVTISETNGLTVGTAPGQTHAIQLLPPGDLVTGQYKLIDYNGSIGGAGFTGFTLGSMPHMSASLVNNTVDSSVDVNITAIDTLKWDGGNGIWDLNTSSNWKQVSNSATAKYFQGDRVLFDDTATGTKEITVSGSIEPASMSFSNSGADYVLSGDPIGGEGGLIKEGSGHVTLLNNNTFTGEVLVVEGKLTVGDGFTGSLSPDASVLTALGAELELNPGDGQNLGTDIQNEGSTAITGMGNLTLSGSFTGGGTLGVERAGLITMSGTAHSAAITVTSGTTLQAMGGSWATSFFGNTAIRTITVQAEAGLETSTHSLGGLGGALYQPVITLEENSLWTLVREQYMNADNIKLNGGLIQISSNDLRLQGGTLSVGASTAGSIVEGGGLTLYDNTSIDIADGTAAADLTISSPIAQNEAGRTLTKTGAGRLILNGASVYTGATTISAGSLGGSGSLAGPLSVAAGATFAPGESIGVFGATSATISGPWLVEFDGSSDPAIDRLNLSGALDITGSTLTLTATGSPLTGPSYTIATFSSLTGSFASVSGVPSGYELVIGATSIRLVNPNVNPYQSWVTGAPYNLSGNNALATADPDGDGIPNALEFVLGGNPATGNDRDKLPTSTMADGNLVFSFRRTDLSNYEPNPALQYSTNLSTWTTALNGQSGVTIAVSNDFYGAGIDKVDVSLPPALANGGKLFSRLQAQP; encoded by the coding sequence ATGGCGATGTCATGTGCGGTACTAGCCGCAGGTCTCGCAGCAGAAGCCGACGCGGCGACCTTCGGCATCAACTTCCGCTATTTCTACAACGGCGGCCAAGGAGGTACATTGGATACCGAGGCCGAGGAGGATCACGAAGGCGTCCCGGCAAGTGCTTGGCACAATGCTTCCGGCCTCGACGTCTTCGGTGCCAATCCGGTCGCTTTTACGGGAGAAAGCGTGACGGCGGAGGGAATCAGCGGTGTCACCATGGATTTCAGCGCGGCCAATGCGTGGTTCACGGACGTGGAAGGGATCGTGGGCGATGCCTACCTTGATGACGGCGGCCCGGGTTACCAAGTGACCCTGCACGGTTTGGCGGGCATTCTCCAGCCGGGTGAGACCTACCGGATCAAGGCGATCCAGAGCTCGGATGGCGCCACCGGCTTCGGCCCCGTGAAGATCTACGCCGGCGCGGGCACGGGCGGCACCTTGCTCTCCACTCTGACCAATCCCGCCACCGGCACCGGCGGAGCCCTGTATGGAGTCACCATCAATTCCTCGCGGCTCAGCGGCGACGTGATTACCATCAAGGGCGATCCCCGCGCCGGAAACGTCCGGGGGACTCTTTCCGGGCTGATCATCGAGACCCTGCCGATCCTCGACCACTTCGACAAGGAAGGCGTGGTGACCTACGAACTGGCGGACCTCGCGAACGGCGGCAGCTCGATCTTCCGCCCGCAGACCGACCTCGTGACCATCTCCGAAACGAACGGCCTTACGGTCGGAACCGCCCCCGGCCAGACTCACGCGATCCAACTCTTGCCACCGGGTGATCTGGTCACCGGCCAGTACAAGCTGATCGACTACAACGGCAGCATCGGTGGAGCCGGTTTCACCGGCTTTACCTTGGGCAGCATGCCCCACATGAGCGCCAGCCTGGTGAACAACACCGTGGATAGCTCGGTGGACGTGAACATCACCGCCATCGACACCCTGAAATGGGATGGTGGCAATGGGATATGGGATCTCAATACCAGCTCGAACTGGAAACAGGTCTCGAACTCCGCCACGGCAAAGTACTTCCAAGGCGATCGCGTGCTCTTCGACGACACTGCCACCGGCACCAAGGAAATCACCGTGAGCGGCAGCATCGAGCCCGCCTCGATGTCCTTCAGCAATAGCGGAGCCGACTACGTCCTTTCCGGGGATCCCATCGGCGGCGAAGGCGGACTGATCAAGGAAGGTAGCGGCCACGTCACGCTGCTCAACAATAACACCTTCACCGGCGAGGTGCTGGTGGTGGAGGGCAAGCTGACCGTAGGCGACGGCTTCACGGGCTCGCTCTCGCCCGATGCCAGCGTGCTCACCGCCTTGGGCGCCGAGCTGGAACTGAATCCCGGCGACGGCCAGAACCTTGGCACCGATATCCAGAACGAAGGCAGCACCGCGATTACCGGCATGGGCAATCTAACGCTCTCCGGCTCGTTTACCGGCGGCGGCACACTGGGAGTCGAGCGCGCGGGTCTGATCACCATGAGTGGCACAGCACACTCGGCGGCGATCACCGTCACCTCCGGCACCACCCTGCAGGCGATGGGCGGAAGTTGGGCCACCAGCTTCTTCGGCAATACCGCGATCCGGACGATTACCGTCCAAGCCGAGGCGGGCTTGGAGACCAGCACCCACTCCCTCGGCGGGCTTGGAGGCGCGCTCTACCAGCCGGTCATCACCTTGGAGGAGAACAGCCTCTGGACCTTGGTCCGCGAGCAATACATGAACGCCGACAACATCAAGTTGAACGGCGGTCTCATCCAGATCAGCTCGAATGACCTGCGCCTCCAAGGCGGAACCCTCTCGGTAGGTGCCTCCACTGCGGGATCGATCGTCGAGGGCGGCGGCCTGACGCTTTACGACAACACCAGCATCGATATCGCGGATGGTACTGCGGCGGCGGATCTCACCATCAGTTCGCCGATCGCCCAGAACGAGGCCGGTCGCACGCTAACAAAGACCGGTGCCGGCAGGCTGATCCTGAACGGAGCCAGCGTCTACACCGGGGCCACCACCATCTCCGCCGGCAGCTTGGGCGGCAGCGGATCGCTCGCCGGCCCGCTGAGCGTGGCCGCCGGTGCGACCTTCGCCCCGGGTGAGTCCATCGGCGTCTTCGGTGCGACCAGCGCCACCATCTCCGGACCATGGCTAGTGGAGTTCGACGGCAGTTCGGATCCTGCGATCGACCGGCTGAACCTCAGCGGCGCCCTCGACATCACTGGCAGCACCCTGACGCTGACCGCCACGGGCAGCCCGCTCACAGGACCGAGCTACACCATCGCCACCTTCTCCAGCCTCACCGGCAGCTTCGCCAGCGTCAGCGGCGTGCCGAGCGGCTACGAACTGGTGATCGGAGCCACGTCCATCCGCTTGGTGAACCCGAATGTGAATCCCTATCAGAGCTGGGTTACGGGAGCTCCCTACAACCTCTCCGGGAACAACGCACTGGCGACAGCGGACCCGGATGGCGACGGGATCCCGAACGCACTGGAATTCGTGCTCGGCGGTAATCCCGCCACCGGAAACGATCGCGACAAGCTGCCCACCTCCACGATGGCGGATGGCAACCTCGTCTTCAGCTTCCGCCGCACGGACCTGTCGAACTACGAGCCGAATCCCGCGCTCCAATACAGCACCAACCTGTCCACATGGACCACGGCCTTGAATGGCCAGTCGGGAGTCACCATCGCGGTGAGCAATGACTTCTACGGAGCGGGCATCGACAAGGTGGATGTAAGCCTCCCGCCCGCACTGGCAAATGGCGGCAAGCTCTTCTCGCGCCTCCAGGCACAACCCTGA
- a CDS encoding sulfotransferase family protein has product MPDTQIVFLLSMPRAGSTLLQRLLMGSGVCKTVGEPSFLLRFLGINGDPILRAATYSEALVETAIDDMRKAWGGFDACYKKGVHDLAVSIYDGLAGEFPFFIDKTPRYSLIAEELVELFPEAKFIVLWRHPIAVMNSMSTTFREGRWEPHSFDLDLYHGMDQLRAICEKHPSRVHQVKYEDLAADPEKELASLGAYLGIPTLGDVANRELTKGNDGKLGDPTGVKKYSKVSPDSISEWERGIRNWYREAWVKKYFTGERAEFFRKMGYDIPQRMKDGKVPLGLIDGIRDWLYASRVMSRRLLRPLGSKRRLRRQAKKRGYFVAYR; this is encoded by the coding sequence GTGCCGGACACCCAGATCGTCTTCCTACTCTCCATGCCGCGCGCGGGATCCACTCTCCTGCAGCGCTTGCTGATGGGCAGCGGGGTCTGCAAGACCGTGGGCGAACCCAGCTTCCTGCTCCGCTTCCTCGGCATCAATGGCGATCCCATCCTGCGGGCAGCCACCTATTCCGAGGCTCTGGTGGAAACCGCCATCGACGATATGCGGAAGGCATGGGGCGGCTTCGACGCCTGTTACAAGAAGGGGGTCCACGACCTCGCGGTTTCGATCTACGACGGCCTTGCGGGCGAGTTCCCCTTCTTCATCGACAAGACCCCGCGCTACAGCTTGATCGCGGAGGAGTTGGTCGAGCTCTTCCCCGAGGCGAAGTTCATCGTGCTCTGGCGTCATCCCATCGCGGTGATGAACTCGATGAGCACGACCTTCCGCGAGGGTCGCTGGGAACCGCACTCCTTCGATCTCGATCTGTATCATGGCATGGACCAGCTCCGGGCCATCTGTGAGAAGCATCCCTCGCGGGTGCATCAGGTGAAGTATGAGGACCTTGCGGCGGACCCGGAAAAGGAGCTCGCCTCTCTCGGCGCTTATCTCGGCATTCCGACGCTGGGCGATGTGGCCAATCGTGAGCTCACGAAGGGTAACGACGGCAAGCTTGGCGATCCGACCGGAGTGAAGAAGTACTCGAAGGTTTCTCCGGACAGCATCTCCGAGTGGGAGCGCGGCATCCGCAATTGGTATCGCGAGGCTTGGGTGAAGAAATACTTCACCGGCGAGCGCGCGGAGTTCTTCCGCAAGATGGGCTACGACATCCCGCAGCGGATGAAGGACGGCAAGGTGCCGCTAGGTCTGATCGATGGCATCCGCGACTGGCTTTATGCCAGCCGGGTTATGAGCCGCCGTCTGCTGCGGCCGCTCGGCTCGAAGCGCCGCTTGCGCCGCCAGGCGAAAAAGCGCGGCTACTTCGTGGCCTACCGCTGA